The Candidatus Omnitrophota bacterium genome has a segment encoding these proteins:
- the metG gene encoding methionine--tRNA ligase produces the protein MKTFYITTPLYYVNSKPHIGHSYTQIACDTVSRFLRQSGRDIFFMTGTDEHGEKIEKATLEAGFKKGEEKRFVDGIVPDFSDLWKRLNVQYDYFIRTTDDRHIKTVQAILEKLKREDKIYKKVYEGWFCTPCETFWSETQSHDGICPDCKRPLEKLDEANYFLKMSDHQAWLIDHIKTHPDFVQPDFRKNEVLGFLNEPLLDLCISRPKTRLSWGIEMPFDRDFVTYVWFDALINYISGVGYPDDMERFKRYWPCDFHVIGKDILRHHAVYWPVILHALGIEPPKTIFAHGWWVVKGEKMSKSKGNIVNPLDMIERYGVDPYRYFLLREVPFGLDGAFSEDTVTRRYNADLANDLGNLVNRTLTMVEKYFDGKIPAVVGSPELGVGGKILKEKMEALSGELERTIPKLQFSEALAGIWEVVNLANKYIEDSKPWSLSKEKKTDELAGVIYRLLEALRTVASAVYPFMPSTAGNIYAQLGLEKDGCKLAAPGTGCLKEGTRISKADPLFPRIEV, from the coding sequence ATGAAGACGTTCTATATCACAACGCCGCTCTATTACGTCAATTCGAAACCGCACATAGGCCATTCCTATACCCAGATAGCCTGCGACACCGTCTCCAGGTTCCTGCGCCAGTCGGGGCGGGATATATTCTTCATGACCGGTACGGACGAGCACGGCGAAAAGATAGAGAAGGCGACGCTGGAAGCGGGTTTTAAAAAGGGCGAAGAGAAGAGATTTGTCGACGGGATCGTGCCCGATTTCAGCGACCTGTGGAAACGTCTCAACGTGCAGTATGACTATTTCATCCGGACGACGGACGACAGGCATATAAAGACGGTACAGGCGATACTCGAGAAACTGAAACGGGAGGATAAGATATATAAGAAGGTATATGAAGGGTGGTTCTGCACCCCGTGCGAGACGTTCTGGTCCGAGACGCAGAGCCACGACGGGATATGCCCCGACTGCAAGAGGCCCCTGGAAAAACTGGACGAGGCGAACTATTTCCTGAAGATGTCGGACCACCAGGCATGGCTGATAGATCACATAAAGACGCACCCGGATTTCGTGCAGCCCGACTTCAGGAAGAATGAAGTGCTGGGGTTCCTGAACGAACCGCTCCTGGACCTGTGTATCTCGAGGCCGAAGACGCGCCTTTCATGGGGTATAGAGATGCCGTTCGACAGGGATTTCGTGACCTATGTCTGGTTCGACGCGCTCATAAATTATATTTCCGGAGTGGGCTACCCGGATGACATGGAGCGCTTTAAAAGGTACTGGCCGTGCGATTTCCACGTCATAGGCAAGGATATCCTGCGCCACCACGCCGTATATTGGCCGGTCATCCTGCACGCGCTCGGTATAGAGCCGCCGAAGACGATCTTTGCGCACGGCTGGTGGGTGGTCAAAGGCGAAAAGATGTCAAAATCGAAGGGCAACATCGTCAACCCGCTCGATATGATAGAGCGGTACGGCGTGGACCCGTACCGTTATTTCCTGCTTCGTGAGGTCCCGTTCGGCCTTGACGGGGCGTTCAGCGAGGATACGGTCACGCGCCGGTATAATGCAGACCTCGCCAACGACCTGGGGAACCTGGTGAACAGGACGCTGACGATGGTTGAGAAATACTTTGACGGAAAGATACCGGCGGTAGTTGGGAGTCCGGAGTTGGGGGTTGGGGGAAAAATATTAAAGGAAAAGATGGAGGCGTTATCCGGGGAGTTGGAGAGGACGATACCGAAGCTGCAATTTTCGGAAGCGCTTGCCGGGATATGGGAAGTCGTAAATCTCGCCAATAAATATATCGAGGATTCGAAACCGTGGAGCCTGTCTAAAGAGAAGAAGACGGACGAGCTCGCGGGCGTAATATACCGACTCCTTGAGGCCCTAAGGACGGTTGCGTCAGCCGTCTATCCGTTCATGCCGTCGACAGCGGGTAATATATACGCGCAACTCGGCCTGGAGAAGGACGGCTGTAAGCTGGCCGCGCCCGGCACAGGATGCCTTAAAGAAGGGACCAGGATAAGTAAAGCCGACCCGTTATTTCCCAGAATAGAAGTATGA
- a CDS encoding TatD family hydrolase yields MLIDTHCHLDFKDFDPDRDGVIERALSKGVARIVNVASSMDGSIRAVELARKHGFIYASVGIHPHDASSVDDAAVSGIRALAQEDKVVAVGEVGLDYYRNLAPREQQAAAFKKFIKLARELDLPLILHSREAGSEVLDILGSELDGEAKGVMHCFAGDMAFLKRCLDAGLYVSFTCNLTFKNAGGLREVARVVPPERLLLETDAPFLAPQEFRGKRNEPSYLSYLAEEWSRLLGLSPEDIGRITTHNANALFGLGLEEAPEIAYGIRGSLYLNITNGCTNSCDFCVRSYTPFVKGHNLRLEREPTVEEILGAVGDPAKYKEVVFCGYGEPTMRLEAVKAVSVMLKAKNARIRLVTNGHGDLINSRPIAAELAGLVDKVSVSLNADTKEAYMRLCDPKFGDKTYKGVLDFIKGCVGKGIETEVTCLDLPGVDVKRCEEIAKGLGAEFRLRHAGVTG; encoded by the coding sequence ATGTTGATAGATACGCACTGCCATCTCGATTTTAAGGACTTTGATCCGGACCGGGATGGTGTCATAGAGAGAGCCCTCTCGAAGGGTGTGGCGCGGATCGTGAATGTCGCCAGTTCCATGGACGGTTCGATCCGGGCCGTCGAACTGGCCAGGAAGCACGGATTTATATACGCTTCGGTCGGTATCCATCCTCACGATGCCTCTTCGGTCGACGACGCGGCCGTCTCCGGGATCAGGGCCCTTGCGCAGGAAGATAAAGTGGTCGCCGTCGGAGAGGTCGGCCTCGATTATTACAGAAACCTCGCCCCCAGAGAGCAGCAGGCCGCCGCGTTCAAAAAATTCATAAAGCTGGCCCGCGAACTGGACCTGCCGCTCATCCTTCACTCAAGAGAGGCCGGCAGCGAAGTGCTCGATATCCTGGGATCCGAGCTGGACGGTGAAGCGAAAGGCGTGATGCATTGCTTTGCCGGAGACATGGCCTTCCTGAAGAGATGCCTCGACGCGGGACTATACGTCTCCTTTACCTGTAACCTCACATTCAAGAACGCCGGTGGTCTGCGGGAGGTGGCGCGCGTAGTGCCGCCGGAACGCCTTCTGCTGGAGACGGACGCGCCGTTCCTTGCGCCGCAGGAATTCAGGGGAAAGAGGAACGAGCCGTCGTATCTATCGTATCTGGCAGAGGAATGGTCGCGGCTTCTGGGGCTATCCCCGGAGGACATCGGCAGGATAACGACCCACAACGCCAACGCGCTCTTCGGCCTTGGCCTGGAAGAGGCGCCTGAGATAGCATACGGGATACGCGGTTCCCTGTACCTCAACATAACGAACGGGTGCACCAATTCCTGCGATTTCTGCGTCAGAAGTTATACGCCTTTTGTAAAGGGGCACAACCTGCGGCTTGAGAGAGAGCCTACGGTGGAAGAGATACTGGGTGCCGTCGGCGATCCGGCTAAATATAAAGAGGTGGTCTTCTGCGGCTATGGCGAGCCGACTATGCGCCTGGAGGCGGTCAAGGCGGTGTCGGTAATGCTCAAGGCGAAGAATGCGAGGATACGGCTCGTGACGAACGGCCACGGCGACCTGATAAACTCGAGGCCTATAGCGGCCGAACTTGCCGGCCTGGTGGATAAGGTATCGGTAAGCCTCAATGCCGATACAAAAGAGGCGTACATGAGATTATGCGACCCGAAATTCGGGGATAAGACATATAAGGGTGTCCTCGATTTCATAAAGGGATGCGTGGGAAAGGGGATAGAGACGGAAGTGACGTGCCTTGACCTTCCCGGGGTCGATGTAAAGAGATGCGAAGAGATCGCGAAAGGGTTGGGCGCGGAGTTCAGGCTGAGGCACGCAGGGGTGACGGGGTAA